From the genome of Alphaproteobacteria bacterium:
ACCAATCCCTGTGGCGAGCAGCCTCTGCCGCCCTACGGCGCGTGCCTGCTGGGGTCAATCAATCTGGCGCAACTGGTCGACGCCCCCTTCACGCCACGGGCGCGGCTGGATCATGAGCGCCTGGCCGACGCCGTCACCACCGCCGTGCGGCTGCTGGACGACATCATTGATGTGTCGCGCTTTCCCCTGCCGGCGCAGGCGGCGGAAGCCCACGCCAAGCGGCGCATGGGGCTCGGCGTCACCGGCCTCGCCAGCGCGCTCGTACTATGCGGCCAGGCCTATGACAGCGAAGCGGGACGCGCTCTGGCCGACGACTGGCTCGCACAGTTGAGCCGCGCCGCCTATCTCGCCTCCGCCGATCTGGCGGCGGAGAAGGGATCTTTTCCCCTGTTCGACCGCGATGCCCATCTGGCCCGGCTGGAAGAGCAGGGGGTGGCATCGGATGTGCGCGAAGCGGTGGCGGCGAAGGGGTTGCGTAACGGTCTGCTCACCTCCATCGCGCCGACCGGAACCATCTCGCTTCTGGCCGGCAATGTGTCGTCGGGCATCGAGCCGGTCTTCAGCCGCAGCTACCGCCGCCGCATACTGGAAAGCCCCGGCCAGGCGCGCGAGACCGTGGTGGAGGACTTTGCCTGGCGTCTGTGGCGCCAGACCCGCACGGCCGCTCAGCCCGCCGACCCGCCTGGCCTGGTCACCGCAGAAGATATTGCCCCGGCCGATCATGTGCGTATGCAGGCGGTTGCCCAGCGCCACATTGACAGCTCCATCTCCAAGACCATTAACGTGCCGCGCACCATGTCCTTCGCGGCGTTCAAGGATGTCTACCTGCTGGCCCACGAACTGGGATGCAAAGGGTGCACCACCTATCGCCCGAACGACATTACCGGTGCAGTCCTGACAGCCAGTCCGGTGGACCAGGACGACGCTGACGACCCCCATGCCGTGCCGCCGCCTGGTACGCCGCCGCCCATACCGCCGGTAGCGACGGCGGTCTGTCCCCGTTGCGGCGAGGCCGCGATTCAGCATTTGGAAAGCTGCGCGGTGTGCGCCCAATGCGGGTTCTCCGCCTGTGCCTGACGACTCTTCAGGCCGGCGGCCGGCCATGCGCCGAACCCTTGTCACCACCGGGGTCATCGTCCTGCTGGCAGCCACGGGCTGGACCGCCGGCTGGTTCGTTCTGGCCGGTCAGGCCCGCACAGCGTTGAACGACTGGGCCGCTCTCCGCCAGTCCAGCGGCCATGACGCGGCCTGGAGCAGCCTGACCCTTAGCGGTTTTCCCTTCACCCTTATGGCCAGGGCCGAGTCCGTACGCCTGTCGCTGGATACGCCGGCCGGCCGCGTCGCCGGGGTCTTCCCCACCCTGCAAGCGCGCGTCGCCGTGCCGCGCCTGGACCGGGTGACGCTGACCTTGCCGGCCGAGCAGCAGGTCAGCCTGTTGGGGCCGGTTGGCCAGGCGAGCCATGGCACCGCGCGCCTCCGGGACGGGCAGATCGTGCTTACCGGTCTTGGCGCCGGCGGTGGCAGAGCAACCCGCGCCATGCGCCTGACCACCGCTGATGGCACGCTGATGAGCGAGGAGCAGCGCGTCACCTGGACTGTGTTGGACCTCACCGTGGTGAGCCGGGAGGAAGCGCCGCCGCCGGCCGACGACCCGCACCGCGGTGAGACCGGCCGCCTCGCCCTGCATCTTGATGGCCTTGTGCTGCCGCCTGCCGCCGGCCCGTTGCACGACGCCGGGCTGACGCGCCTGGTCATGGAGGGCCGGCTGCTCGGCGCTCTGTCGTCAGGCCCGCCGCCGGCATCGCTCGCCCGCTGGAGTGAGGAAGGCGGCACTATAGAGATCGACACCCTGCAGCTTGTCTTTGGCGACTTCACGATGACAGCGGCCGGCAGTCTGGCGCTGGATGGCGCCATGCAGCCGGTAGGAGCGCTCTCCCTCAGTCTGATCAATCCCGACCGGTTGATTGATCTTCTGGTGCGTCTCTCTCTTATGAACCCGCGCGACGCCCAGACCGTCAAGCTGGCGCTTGCTTTCCTCACCCGGCCGGACGGTAATGGCCAGCGCCGTCTGGAAGCGCCACTTAGTCTGCAGGACGGCCGCGTCCGCCTGGGCCCCGTCAGTCTTCTGACTTTGCCGCGTCTGCGCTGGGTTCAGTCTCCGTCGGAATGAAGCGGCCAGCCTGGCCGGCGGCAATGACGCCGCGGCGCAATTCGCGGGCGCGGCTGAAGAAGGCATGGAGCATTTCGCCATCGCCATGGCGAATGGCGCGGCGCAAGGATACCAGCTCTTCACTGAAACGGCTGATCATCTCCAGCACCGCGTCGCTGTTCTTCAAGAACACATCGCGCCACATGATCGGATCGGAGGCGGCAATACGGGTGAAGTCGCGAAACCCGCCGGCGGAGAACTTGATCGCTTCCGAGCGCATGTGATCTTCCAGATCACTCGCCGCCGCCACCATGGAATAGGCGATCAGATGCGGCAGGTGCGAGGTCATGGCGAGAATGCGGTCGTGATAGGCCGCATCCATGGTCTCCACATTCATTCCTGCCGCGCGCCACAGGGCGGCCACCGACTCCACCGCCGCCGCCGGCACATCATCGCCCGGCGTCAGAATGCACCAGCGATCCTGGAACAGGGCGGCGAAACCGGATTCAGGCCCGGAGTTCTCCGTACCCGCCACCGGGTGACCCGGCACCAGAGCGACGCCCGCCGGCAACAGCGGCGCCACATCGGCGATAACCGAGGCCTTGGTCGAGCCCACGTCACTGACAATGGCGCCCGGCGCCAGGCCGCTGGCCATGGCCCCGGCCGCAGCGGCCATGGCCCCCGGCGGCACACACAACATAACCAGGTCGGCCCCGGCCACCGCCGCCGCGCTATCCTCATGCACACTGTCGGCCAGCTTCAATCGTTCCACCACCGCCCGCACATCAGCGCTGCCATCGGCCACCGCCACATGGCCGGCCAGTTGGCCGCGGCGGATGACACGGGCCAGCGACGAGCCGATCAGGCCGCAGCCGATGATCGCCACCCGTTGGAAAAGGCGGCTCATGACCGTTTCAGCGCGGCTCGGGAATTGGACCGGGTGAAGGTGGCCAGTGCATCCACCACTCTGTTCATCTCGTCCCGGGTGCCGAGCGTGATGCGCAGACAGTCGGCCAGGTCATAGACCGCCATAGGCCGGGCGATGATGCCAACTCCGGCCAGCGCCTCAGAAGCGCCTCTCGCGGCGCCGGCGTCGGCAAAGCGCACCAATTGGAAGTTGGCCACGCTGGATGGCGCGCCCAGGCCAAGGCCCGCCACCCGTTCGGCGAACCACGGCAACATGGCATCATTGTGATCGCGCGCTTGCTCAATAAACGTCGTGTCGGCCAGGGCCGCCACGCCGGCGACTTGTGCAGGGGCGGAGACGTTGAACGGATTACGCACCCGATGAAAGACGCGGCTCACCTCTTCGGGCGCATAGGCCCACCCGAGCCGCACCGCTCCCAGTCCGTAGATCTTGGAGAACGTGCGGGTCATGACCGTATTGTCGCCGGCCGCAACCAGACTGGCGCCATCGTCATAGTCGGCGCGACGAATGTATTCGGCATAGGCCGAATCGATGATCAGCAGAACATCATCGCGCAGGCCCCGCCGCAGTCGGCGTAGCTCGTCCGCCGGTATGTAGGTGCCCGTGGGATTGTTCGGGTTGGCCAGACAGACGATGCGTGTGCGTTCCGTCTGACCGGCGATAAGCGCATCCACGTCGGCCCGCAGGTCGCGCTCCTCCACCGTCACCGGCGTCGCGCCGGCGGCCAGTGTGGCGATGGGATACATGGCGAAGGCGTGGCGCGTGAACAGCACCTCGTCGCCGGCTCCGGCATAGGCCCGGACCAGCAGGCCGATCACCTCGTCCGAGCCGGTGCCGCACAGAACATGCTCAGCCGGTACACCGTGGCCGGCGGCAATCGCCGCGCGCAGATCCGTCGAATCGCCGTCGGGATAGCGGTGCAGCTCACCGGCCAGTTGACGCACCGCCTCGGCCGCCTTCGGGCTCGGACCAAAGGCGCTTTCATTGGCCGACAGCTTGGTCGGCCGGGCGAATCCCGGCAGCCGCGATGAACCGCCCACATAGGGTTCGATCGCCAGCAGGCCTGGACGCGGCTGCGGTCGTGCCGCAGAGGACGGAGGGGGCGGGCTGTCGGTTGATACGGGCGGCATGGGCCTATCCAGGAAACGATGTGGGCCGCGGGCGCAATCTGGCGCAATTGCCGGGGCCGGCTCTTGGGTGTAATGGTCCGCCCCGGGAAAATAAAGCCTGACTCCGGCGCGTGAGCCACCCGGTGCCGGTGACCCGCTTGTGCTGCTTTCGGCCGACCTGCCAGGCAAACGGTTGACTTGGCGCCGTCCGGCTCGCCAACTTGCCGCCCTGCGGCCGCATCGGCCGGCCAAATCCGCTCCGCCCCACTACTTAAGGGCGCCTAGCCCGAGACCACCATGACCGACACGGCACATCCTCGCCCAACGTCTCCCGGCTCCGCCTTGCCCGGCCCGGCCCGGCCCGTCGACACCCGCCGCCTGCCAGGCGAGCGTCTGGAGGTGCCTGCCGACCGGCCGCTCGCGCTGGACAGCGGCGGCATCCTGGCGCCCTACACCATTGCTTACCGCACCTATGGCACACTCAACGCCGCGCGCAGCAACGCGGTATTGGTCTGTCATGCCCTGACCGGCGATCAGTATGTGGTGGAGGACCATCCGGTGACCGGTCGGCCCGGCTGGTGGAAACGCCTGGTTGGCCCCGGCCTGCCGGTGGATACAGACCGCTATTTTGTCATTTGCGCCAACATCATCGGCGGCTGCATGGGGTCCAGCGGGCCGCCCGAGACCAATCCCGCCACCGGCCAGCCATGGAACCTGGATTTCCCGGTGATCACCATCGCCGACATGGTGCGGGCGCAGACGGTCCTGCTCGACCATTTGGGCATCGCCCGGCTGTTTTGTGTGATCGGCGGCTCCATGGGAGCCATGCAGGTGCTGGAATGGGCGTCACGCTATCCCGAACGGGTTTTCGCCGCTGTGCCCATCGCCGGTGCGGCGCGCCATTCCGCGCAGAACATCGCCTATCACGAGGTCGGCCGTCAGGCGATCATGGCCGATCCGGACTGGCGCCAGGGTGCCTATCTGCAGCATGGCACGAAGCCCACCGCCGGCCTTGCGGTGGCACGCATGGCCGCGCACATCACCTATCTGTCGGAGGCGGCGCTGACCCGCAAGTTCGGCCGCCGGTTGCAGGATCGCGAGTC
Proteins encoded in this window:
- a CDS encoding DUF2125 domain-containing protein, translating into MRRTLVTTGVIVLLAATGWTAGWFVLAGQARTALNDWAALRQSSGHDAAWSSLTLSGFPFTLMARAESVRLSLDTPAGRVAGVFPTLQARVAVPRLDRVTLTLPAEQQVSLLGPVGQASHGTARLRDGQIVLTGLGAGGGRATRAMRLTTADGTLMSEEQRVTWTVLDLTVVSREEAPPPADDPHRGETGRLALHLDGLVLPPAAGPLHDAGLTRLVMEGRLLGALSSGPPPASLARWSEEGGTIEIDTLQLVFGDFTMTAAGSLALDGAMQPVGALSLSLINPDRLIDLLVRLSLMNPRDAQTVKLALAFLTRPDGNGQRRLEAPLSLQDGRVRLGPVSLLTLPRLRWVQSPSE
- a CDS encoding prephenate/arogenate dehydrogenase family protein; the protein is MSRLFQRVAIIGCGLIGSSLARVIRRGQLAGHVAVADGSADVRAVVERLKLADSVHEDSAAAVAGADLVMLCVPPGAMAAAAGAMASGLAPGAIVSDVGSTKASVIADVAPLLPAGVALVPGHPVAGTENSGPESGFAALFQDRWCILTPGDDVPAAAVESVAALWRAAGMNVETMDAAYHDRILAMTSHLPHLIAYSMVAAASDLEDHMRSEAIKFSAGGFRDFTRIAASDPIMWRDVFLKNSDAVLEMISRFSEELVSLRRAIRHGDGEMLHAFFSRARELRRGVIAAGQAGRFIPTETEPSADAAKSED
- a CDS encoding histidinol-phosphate transaminase; this translates as MPPVSTDSPPPPSSAARPQPRPGLLAIEPYVGGSSRLPGFARPTKLSANESAFGPSPKAAEAVRQLAGELHRYPDGDSTDLRAAIAAGHGVPAEHVLCGTGSDEVIGLLVRAYAGAGDEVLFTRHAFAMYPIATLAAGATPVTVEERDLRADVDALIAGQTERTRIVCLANPNNPTGTYIPADELRRLRRGLRDDVLLIIDSAYAEYIRRADYDDGASLVAAGDNTVMTRTFSKIYGLGAVRLGWAYAPEEVSRVFHRVRNPFNVSAPAQVAGVAALADTTFIEQARDHNDAMLPWFAERVAGLGLGAPSSVANFQLVRFADAGAARGASEALAGVGIIARPMAVYDLADCLRITLGTRDEMNRVVDALATFTRSNSRAALKRS
- a CDS encoding homoserine O-acetyltransferase, which codes for MTDTAHPRPTSPGSALPGPARPVDTRRLPGERLEVPADRPLALDSGGILAPYTIAYRTYGTLNAARSNAVLVCHALTGDQYVVEDHPVTGRPGWWKRLVGPGLPVDTDRYFVICANIIGGCMGSSGPPETNPATGQPWNLDFPVITIADMVRAQTVLLDHLGIARLFCVIGGSMGAMQVLEWASRYPERVFAAVPIAGAARHSAQNIAYHEVGRQAIMADPDWRQGAYLQHGTKPTAGLAVARMAAHITYLSEAALTRKFGRRLQDRESVTYGFEADFQVESYLRHQGITFVDRFDANSYLYITRAMDYFDLAAEHGGVLANAFRDTPVRYCVISFSSDWLFPTAESREVVQALNAAAADVSFVEIVTDKGHDSFLLEEPEFFRTLNGFLNGAAALAGLDLPAGSAA